A single window of Streptomyces sp. NBC_00464 DNA harbors:
- a CDS encoding prenyltransferase/squalene oxidase repeat-containing protein, whose product MTVRRSAAALAATATVLCAAAAPAAVAAPSPSPSPSVALPSGLYGTKDPTYDGVWRQSLAFIAQRTVGVTPAAKAVDWLIGQQCDSGAFPAYRPDASVPCDAKTMVDTNATAAAVQALHEVRGHEDLVTNGVDWLKSVQNEDGGWGYTAGSPSDANSTSIVIGTLGRAGQKLGDVTTDGGKTPYDALLTFAIPCGGKDGGAFAYQPDKAGKLVANGDATAAAVLGSLGKGFVIGNNAAVKDPTCTKGKAVKPEQAAQNGAYYLTGALAKTGHLDSPPMPGAEDSAPLPDFGNTADAVVALSASGHKDKADASVKWLADNSAAWAKENGPAAYAQLVMAAHATGADVHDFGGADLVAQLNATGPAPAAVKKPTASATQEEEKKDSGDGDGIGGVWWFVGIGLAVGAGAGFLISGRRKNQQL is encoded by the coding sequence ATGACCGTACGCCGCAGCGCAGCTGCGCTCGCCGCCACCGCCACCGTGCTCTGTGCGGCCGCAGCCCCGGCCGCAGTCGCCGCGCCGTCCCCCTCCCCCTCGCCGTCCGTGGCCCTGCCCTCGGGCCTGTACGGCACGAAGGACCCGACGTACGACGGGGTCTGGCGGCAGTCGCTGGCGTTCATCGCGCAGCGGACCGTGGGTGTCACGCCCGCCGCCAAGGCCGTCGACTGGCTGATCGGCCAGCAGTGCGACAGCGGCGCGTTCCCCGCGTACCGGCCCGACGCCTCCGTGCCCTGCGACGCCAAGACCATGGTCGACACCAATGCGACCGCGGCCGCCGTGCAGGCGCTGCACGAGGTCCGCGGGCACGAGGATCTCGTCACGAACGGCGTCGACTGGCTGAAGTCGGTCCAGAACGAGGACGGCGGCTGGGGTTACACCGCCGGCAGCCCCAGTGACGCGAACTCCACCTCGATCGTCATCGGCACCCTCGGGCGGGCCGGGCAGAAGCTCGGCGACGTGACGACGGACGGCGGCAAGACCCCGTACGACGCCCTGCTCACCTTCGCCATCCCCTGCGGCGGCAAGGACGGCGGCGCGTTCGCGTACCAGCCCGACAAGGCCGGCAAGCTCGTCGCCAACGGCGACGCCACCGCCGCCGCCGTGCTCGGCTCCCTCGGCAAGGGCTTCGTCATCGGGAACAACGCCGCGGTCAAGGACCCCACCTGCACCAAGGGCAAGGCGGTCAAGCCCGAGCAGGCGGCCCAGAACGGCGCCTACTACCTCACCGGCGCCCTCGCGAAGACCGGCCACCTCGACTCGCCGCCGATGCCCGGCGCCGAGGACAGCGCCCCGCTGCCCGACTTCGGCAACACCGCCGACGCGGTCGTCGCCCTGTCCGCGTCCGGTCACAAGGACAAGGCCGACGCGTCCGTGAAGTGGCTGGCGGATAACTCCGCGGCCTGGGCGAAGGAGAACGGCCCCGCCGCGTACGCGCAGCTGGTCATGGCCGCCCACGCCACCGGGGCTGACGTCCACGACTTCGGCGGCGCGGACCTCGTCGCCCAGCTGAACGCGACCGGGCCGGCGCCCGCCGCCGTCAAGAAGCCCACGGCGTCCGCCACCCAGGAGGAAGAGAAGAAGGACAGCGGCGACGGGGACGGGATCGGCGGTGTCTGGTGGTTCGTCGGGATCGGGCTCGCCGTCGGCGCGGGTGCCGGATTCCTGATCAGCGGCCGCCGCAAGAACCAGCAGCTGTGA